TCACGCGGATGACGAGCCTCCCGGCAATCGTTGTGTCGACGACGCTGGAGGGTCCCCTCGACTGGCCTGATGCGAGCGTCGCGAGTGGGGATGCCGTCGACGTCGTCGCTCGGCTCAAGAAGGAGTCCGACGTGCCGCTGCGCTCGCACGGCAGCCTGTCGATGAACCGGGCGCTGATGGCCGCCGGTCTGGTCGACCGCGTACAGGTGACGGTCTTCCCTGTGATCACCGGTCGGACCGGGCTGGACCCGATCTTCCGGGGTGCGGCCGACTTCGACCTCGAGCTGATCGAGCAGAGGACGCTCGACGGCCGCACCCAGGAGCTCATCTACCGGCCCACCCTGCATGGCTGAGTCCAGCCGTGCGTCC
This Streptomyces sp. NBC_01283 DNA region includes the following protein-coding sequences:
- a CDS encoding dihydrofolate reductase family protein, producing the protein MTATYTFDVFSSLDGFGGASGNWTGYWGKQGPELLDHRLDLYREEQRMVFGANTYRAFAQMLASSTEESDVRDPWVTRMTSLPAIVVSTTLEGPLDWPDASVASGDAVDVVARLKKESDVPLRSHGSLSMNRALMAAGLVDRVQVTVFPVITGRTGLDPIFRGAADFDLELIEQRTLDGRTQELIYRPTLHG